The following coding sequences lie in one Aspergillus luchuensis IFO 4308 DNA, chromosome 8, nearly complete sequence genomic window:
- a CDS encoding uncharacterized protein (COG:S;~EggNog:ENOG410PX6B;~InterPro:IPR010730;~PFAM:PF06985), with amino-acid sequence MSFKYDTLDPNQRQIRLLSIHRSIVGRGPIHCSLHTVSLDDSPEFEAISYVWGTEDATEHIFLDGNAFYVKPNVAKALYQLRRKSRRRIVWVDTICINQCDIDERNTQVPLMATIYTTAD; translated from the coding sequence ATGAGCTTCAAATACGACACACTGGATCCAAACCAACGACAAATCCGACTGCTCTCCATTCACCGCTCAATAGTCGGAAGGGGTCCGATCCATTGCTCCCTCCACACCGTGTCTCTTGATGATTCCCCAGAGTTCGAAGCCATTTCATATGTTTGGGGAACGGAAGATGCCACTGAGCATATATTCCTCGATGGCAATGCGTTCTACGTAAAACCCAACGTGGCAAAGGCTCTGTACCAACTTCGGCGTAAATCCAGGCGTCGGATTGTATGGGTGGATACTATTTGCATCAACCAGTGCGATATTGACGAAAGGAACACCCAAGTACCCTTGATGGCCACGATATACACCACGGCGGATTAA
- a CDS encoding uncharacterized protein (COG:V;~EggNog:ENOG410PN7G;~InterPro:IPR036291,IPR001509;~go_function: GO:0003824 - catalytic activity [Evidence IEA]), translating into MNMSFPEDSHGHALKYAASKILAHQATRSFLENNSPHYNLITLHPTYVLGPSMVQKTLGELSGMNALFWSSITSGQTQIANAWVHVHDVADAHIKVLDKDVQSGTEFILSRPSVSWKHAANFIKEKCPDVECKLEPPFEGHWALDTTAADRILV; encoded by the coding sequence ATGAACATGTCTTTCCCAGAAGATTCTCACGGCCACGCTCTGAAATACGCTGCATCGAAGATCCTTGCGCACCAAGCGACACGATCTTTTTTGGAGAACAACAGTCCACATTATAACCTGATTACACTCCATCCGACATACGTCCTGGGACCTAGTATGGTTCAGAAGACCCTGGGCGAGCTTAGTGGCATGAACGCGCTCTTCTGGTCGTCGATTACCTCAGGCCAAACTCAAATCGCCAATGCTTGGGTGCATGTTCACGATGTCGCGGATGCACACATCAAAGTGTTGGATAAAGATGTCCAGAGTGGAACAGAGTTCATTTTATCAAGACCGTCTGTGTCCTGGAAGCATGCAGCAAATTTCATCAAAGAAAAGTGTCCAGATGTGGAGTGTAAGCTGGAACCGCCTTTCGAGGGGCATTGGGCGCTGGATACCACTGCTGCTGATCGCATACTGGTATGA
- a CDS encoding uncharacterized protein (COG:V;~EggNog:ENOG410PN7G;~InterPro:IPR036291,IPR001509;~PFAM:PF13460,PF01370;~TransMembrane:1 (o30-53i);~go_function: GO:0003824 - catalytic activity [Evidence IEA]) produces MDRSWASIVEDGYYLRESRSTALIKMTTPLIFVTGATGFIGSQVVATTLRAGYRVRLSIRRAEQEATLRELHPGYGDKIETCIIPDISQRESFKDAFQGVDYVFHLASPIPGGGNDFKQDYVEPAVRGTEAILYAALEFAQIKKVIVMSSVLALAPVTALLTKDISIKGEYHKR; encoded by the exons ATGGA TAGGAGCTGGGCTTCGATAGTAGAAGATGGCTATTATCTCAGAGAATCACGATCTACTGCACTCATCAAAATGACTACACCTCTTATATTCGTGACCGGTGCAACCGGCTTCATCGGCTCGCAGGTCGTCGCTACTACACTCAGAGCCGGGTACCGCGTGCGTCTGAGTATCCGCCGAGCAGAGCAGGAAGCAACCTTGAGAGAGCTCCATCCTGGCTATGGTGACAAGATTGAAACATGTATCATACCTGATATCTCTCAGCGGGAATCATTCAAAGATGCCTTTCAAGGTGTAGATTATGTTTTCCACCTTGCCTCTCCGATTCCCGGCGGAGGAAACGACTTCAAGCAGGACTACGTCGAACCGGCAGTCAGAGGCACCGAGGCGATTCTTTATGCTGCTTTGGAGTTTGCTCAGATTAAGAAAGTCATTGTCATGTCTTCTGTGCTTGCGCTGGCTCCCGTGACTGCTTTGCTTACCAAGGATATCTCGATAAAGGGTGAGTACCATAAGAGATAG
- a CDS encoding tautomerase family protein (COG:S;~EggNog:ENOG410PQAI;~InterPro:IPR028116,IPR014347;~PFAM:PF14832): MPLWQIYHPPTTFTSPSSKHSFASDITKFYTELGLPAFYVVVNFIATQPEDVYVGGTPKHPTDDKPFVRIVITHIALHVPDSDAAYARTTSRLDSVMKPHLLDKGYDFEYHVDETDRRLWKINALVPPPFGSEGERVWISKGRAVEYEGISSSI, from the coding sequence ATGCCCCTCTGGCAAATCTACCACCCACCAACtaccttcacctccccgTCATCCAAGCACTCTTTCGCTTCAGACATCACCAAGTTCTACACCGAACTCGGCCTCCCCGCCTTCTACGTGGTCGTAAACTTCATCGCGACACAACCCGAGGATGTCTACGTCGGAGGCACACCCAAACACCCCACCGACGATAAACCCTTCGTCCGGATAGTCATCACGCATATTGCGCTGCATGTGCCGGATTCTGACGCTGCATATGCACGCACGACGAGTCGGTTGGATAGCGTTATGAAGCCACATCTTCTTGATAAAGGGTACGATTTCGAGTATCATGTTGATGAGACGGATAGACGCCTGTGGAAGATTAATGCGTTGGTGCCGCCGCCGTTTGGGAgtgagggggagagggtgtgGATTAGTAAGGGGAGGGCGGTTGAGTATGAggggatttcttcttccatctga
- a CDS encoding putative C6 transcription factor (COG:K;~EggNog:ENOG410PGSE;~InterPro:IPR036864,IPR007219,IPR001138;~PFAM:PF00172,PF04082;~go_function: GO:0000981 - DNA-binding transcription factor activity, RNA polymerase II-specific [Evidence IEA];~go_function: GO:0003677 - DNA binding [Evidence IEA];~go_function: GO:0008270 - zinc ion binding [Evidence IEA];~go_process: GO:0006351 - transcription, DNA-templated [Evidence IEA];~go_process: GO:0006355 - regulation of transcription, DNA-templated [Evidence IEA]) produces MRSSIACARCRRSKIKCVNAGIDTTCRACESSGRECVYPAPAIGVGGGAAKRDLAALAEGEERNNDWDSPKRQRSRKAPGISSSAAKDGARSALDVLDSAVLTTKVWDAVFDIFQSHFATMLPFLHPASFIGQTRQLSTTSTNPSTHPEHSRDAAQSPPASKPDPNPLIPLGVLALTARFHPQLVAFHSPPSPGNPSNPLVASEFYATALRSRLAGVDGASLAVTDLTRVQALLMLALHEWGMCRGKSAWLYVGMAIRLSQAMGLPFELENELASRDGPRSPVLKTEVEMFGLSRRPVEPREQTSDDIIALETKRRTFWACFILDRCLSSGKYRPRMIRVKELGIQLPSDNAFAFGERVRTSRLSEPAARRPQSFGSQGVQIPSIRQSLGALGDDRLPSNGAPDPKSSWSPVSRRKDSSEDEIDRWEVGAEESVLSRVIRIIRIWGSIAKWSCAGGRRNEQLPPWHPDSRFSQLRAMLGEFQDSLSRNLQYSPRNTDTHIMYKNTLSPYTVMHVVYFLSVIVLHRAYIPFLPLRCSEPVGPLDEPLFPVEKPGVAEAFWRESARELFNAARQMIDLAVTCQDRGVLVENPLVGFAVYNAAFIGVYAAHFPHMDPDAALAPRDRNTQGQAQARKALDILRDMRLRLKMARGWFRTLNRLHSYFAKVKRDFRRSSRKMDMDGVDVHMNGVRPVREGGAGGGLEEFKLLEKLFLEFGIIEDQLPDNSAEDDGLAAVSDRATNLSDAGSNAVRSETGDTGEPPLDGAGGRRESWVPINSPGMPLPGPDGERRPSLPLPPGRSLQSQSPYSLPSLQHHPDAGLYNSSSPNLPSLGPPGPYGAPPTTTATGSSQYGAPPPNNRLQPLNSWLNNRQQPPPPYSQSLPPINAATSHSLPLLPPPGSVGHPGASPPVTLDGLDTVNTNGLWSTSLGGDDVLAFLEGCEYDQLPATTPSEVGVPVGWLSTVWTEFAR; encoded by the exons ATGCGATCCAGTATCGCCTGCGCTCGTTGCCGTCGAAGCAAGATAAAATGTGTCAACGCCGGCATCGATACCACCTGCCGCGCCTGTGAATCCTCCGGTCGAGAATGTGTATATCCCGCCCCCGCCATCGGGGTGGGCGGTGGTGCGGCCAAGCGAGACCTGGCCGCGCTggccgagggcgaggaaCGGAACAATGATTGGGATAGCCCCAAGCGACAACGGTCTCGAAAGGCCCCGGGCATCTCCTCGTCCGCCGCAAAGGACGGCGCCCGATCCGCACTCGATGTGCTTGATTCGGCGGTCCTGACCACCAAGGTCTGGGATGCGGTCTTCGATATTTTCCAGTCCCACTTTGCGACCATGCTTCCCTTCCTGCATCCTGCCTCCTTCATCGGTCAAACGCGCCaactctccaccacctctaCCAATCCGTCCACCCATCCAGAGCACTCGCGCGATGCTGCGCAAAGTCCGCCTGCGAGCAAGCCGGATCCCAATCCGCTGATTCCCCTCGGTGTTCTCGCCCTCACGGCTCGTTTCCATCCCCAACTGGTCGCGTTCcactctccaccatctcccggaaatccatccaatcctctTGTCGCCTCGGAGTTCTATGCGACGGCGTTGCGTAGCCGGCTGGCCGGCGTCGACGGCGCCAGTCTCGCGGTCACGGACCTCACCCGGGTCCAAGCATTGCTCATGCTGGCGCTGCATGAATGGGGCATGTGCCGCGGCAAGAGCGCCTGGTTGTATGTCGGAATGGCCATCCGGCTCTCCCAAGCCATGGGTCTTCCCTTCGAGCTGGAGAATGAGCTGGCGTCTCGCGACGGGCCCCGGTCGCCCGTACTGAAGACGGAGGTTGAGATGTTCGGTCTATCCCGTCGGCCGGTGGAGCCCAGAGAACAGACCTCGGATGATATCATCGCGCTAGAGACGAAGCGTCGCACTTTCTGGGCATGCTTCATTCTGGACCGTTGCTTAAGCAGCGGCAAATATCGACCGCGTATGATCCGTGTTAAGGAGCTGGGTATCCAACTTCCCAGCGATAACGCCTTTGCGTTTGGAGAACGGGTCCGCACGTCCCGTCTCAGTGAACCGGCTGCCCGCCGCCCGCAATCGTTCGGCTCCCAGGGCGTCCAGATTCCGAGCATCCGGCAAAGTCTGGGTGCTCTCGGTGACGACCGGTTACCGAGTAATGGTGCTCCCGATCCCAAGTCTTCGTGGTCGCCTGTCTCGCGACGTAAGGATTCCAGTGAGGATGAAATTGATCGATGGGAGGTTGGTGCCGAGGAATCCGTGCTCAGTCGGGTGATTCGTATCATCCGCATCTGGGGAAGTATTGCCAAGTGGTCCTGCgctgggggaagaag AAATGAACAGTTGCCCCCATGGCACCCAGACTCGCGTTTCTCGCAGCTTCGAGCGATGCTGGGCGAGTTCCAGGATAGCCTCTCGCGCAACTTGCAGTACTCTCCACGGAACACGGATACGCATATCATGTATAAGAACACGCTCTCCCCGTATACGGTCATGCATGTGGTCTATTTCCTGTCGGTCATTGTCCTTCATCGTGCGTATATCCCATTCCTGCCCCTACGATGCTCGGAGCCGGTTGGGCCTTTGGACGAACCGCTGTTCCCCGTCGAGAAGCCCGGTGTGGCAGAGGCTTTCTGGCGTGAGAGCGCTCGGGAGCTCTTCAATGCCGCCCGGCAGATGATTGATCTGGCGGTCACCTGCCAAGACCGCGGCGTCCTGGTCGAGAACCCTCTCGTCGGGTTTGCTGTCTATAACGCCGCTTTCATCGGCGTGTATGCGGCCCATTTCCCCCACATGGATCCGGATGCCGCTTTAGCTCCAAGAGACCGTAACACTCAAGGCCAGGCACAAGCCCGTAAGGCCCTTGACATCCTGCGCGATATGCGGCTGCGTCTGAAGATGGCGCGGGGGTGGTTCCGCACCCTCAACCGGCTGCACAGTTATTTCGCCAAGGTCAAGCGCGATTTCCGCCGCTCCTCGCGTAAAATGGACAtggatggcgttgatgtGCATATGAACGGGGTTCGTCCGGTGCGTGAAGGCGGCGCTGGTGGAGGCCTTGAGGAATTCAAGCtcttggagaagttgttcTTGGAGTTCGGTATTATCGAAGACCAACTGCCTGATAACagtgcggaggatgatggcctgGCAGCAGTCAGCGATCGGGCTACCAACCTCAGCGATGCGGGCAGCAATGCTGTCCGCAGTGAAACTGGAGACACGGGCGAGCCTCCACTGGATGGTGCAGGCGGACGCCGTGAGTCTTGGGTACCCATCAATAGCCCCGGGATGCCGCTCCCTGGCCCGGATGGGGAGCGACGGCCTAGTCTGCCTTTGCCCCCAGGCCGCTCCTTGCAGTCCCAGTCTCCGTACTCTCTACCATCTCTCCAGCACCATCCTGACGCAGGACTATACAACTCGTCTTCCCCCAATCTCCCATCTCTGGGACCCCCTGGCCCGTACGGTGCCCCGCCAACAACGACGGCAACAGGGTCCTCACAGTATGGGGCACCGCCGCCCAACAACCGTTTGCAGCCTCTCAATTCGTGGCTGAACAATCgtcagcagcctcctccgccttatTCGCAGTCGTTGCCGCCCATCAATGCGGCTACTTCACACAGCTTGCCATTGCTGCCCCCACCTGGCTCTGTCGGCCACCCGGGAGCGTCACCACCGGTAACACTTGATGGGCTTGACACGGTCAACACCAATGGGTTGTGGTCGACCAGCCtgggcggagatgatgtgcTGGCGTTTTTGGAGGGATGTGAATACGACCAGCTGCCGGCGACGACGCCGTCGGAGGTCGGTGTTCCGGTGGGGTGGCTCAGCACGGTGTGGACCGAGTTTGCCCGCTGA
- a CDS encoding uncharacterized protein (COG:A;~EggNog:ENOG410Q1QM;~InterPro:IPR041677,IPR027417,IPR041679;~PFAM:PF13245,PF13086,PF13087;~go_function: GO:0004386 - helicase activity [Evidence IEA]), producing the protein MSQPTTADWFQRPQGSDYPKGLYKSSCTWRQCVLVIESEGDKINMTAKVQVVLDSQQPYIALCLENKDQGQVIFPFQGIHFHCGIEGEAAQTDDWINTLRTTCPLLPAQDKLYYYAVRSKSSPVFTKVQRPLMDEELKEKLRKLRNIEWSKCDSSIFLQYKNSYTEVSPALDFSMKLHNLVHQDCDGEGFWYYRQNPESDVTKRHPEMPWLWTNTEDRREYIKWQPHNPLFFDDNDRICRLLKASKNERYQQVREVSDVFNPTRQHEAWCTESDFGLPGSTHLVHIKILPVRPSDKVVVPKLQEGTKVKFEWALSGVPYAMDTKLADQGAVTQSDSSADLVLRVTGQITLAPGVHSPIVTSAEANTMPIDAQIEALGEASKSALVFGDRSGNQGRGFSLRRTLLAHGTELEEGNQGYFTLDVHQMSPVRPDVQRERIGHLSQTFRLDGAQREAFQASLVRVVCGVSLIQGPPGTGKTSTAKAIVCTAAALGCKILLVAGSNKGVDNLAAAVMKALQRDEQLRGWCGQLVRFRTPRYQLERARGGESSDEGDNLSNVQAHVLAIQYAQEHATTDKYARSLLERLADDKQRRLSKEERKGLKGDYEHCVKKVLQNAKIVATTLSNASQDLLRRSGFEPVFVICDEAGQCQEGEITIALTIPSIQVVVLIGDPKQPPPTVVSEHGTNEGALYLKRSLMERLHEADYPCTMLLTNYRSHSHIFDIFNRWIYNGALRLGPNNDSEQRVGKAWDTFTRSRHYFRGYGVVGVRRLFISVIGEAIRAEGSQSWFNQSQAMVAVHLLKNLFAYRTSDGQHIRPEDVMVISPYAAQRALVGRLMGEHGNPVNVGFIADQQRLNVALSRAREVLVIVGNRFVWDKDALDKIKKSQGKTARFLLHLLNDTSRRGHTMVWHGEATVEDENPVGPVEYKCPDRSIYQTAAVSSAPVSSALVPAHPPQRPAQPSGGSFSTARWRPSARPVPEIEGPGTPSRPTPQVNMPVGPSRQPPVVRPPTSTSQSRDIEEDVSMVDVENSEGRQLVQQSGCPPSPVLSPWHARQRSRSPPHREATYRERSRSPSSAIDNWLLTRGGLPQVDLIPRGNLVSLPVEELESQYRLTRAAEELAAASARRTWVEEELRRVRRDRGSRNSDDQRDGQ; encoded by the exons ATGTCTCAGCCAACAACCGCAGACTGGTTCCAACGCCCTCAGGGCAGCGACTACCCCAAAGGGCTTTACAAAAGCTCCTGCACATGGCGTCAATGCGTCCTTGTGATTGAATCTGAGGGGGACAAAATCAATATGACTGCCAAGGTCCAGGTCGTCTTAGACTCTCAGCAGCCATACATCGCCCTCTGCCTGGAAAATAAGGACCAGGGACAGGTCATTTTCCCATTTCAGGGAATTCACTTTCATTGTGGGATCGAAGGTGAAGCGGCACAAACCGACGACTGGATCAACACATTGAGGACAACCTGTCCGCTTCTCCCTGCCCAGGACAAGTTATACTATTACGCAGTAAGGTCCAAGAGCTCGCCTGTGTTTACCAAGGTCCAAAGGCCgttgatggatgaagagcTCAAGGAAAAACTGAGAAAGCTCCGGAACATCGAGTGGTCGAAGTGCGACTCATCTATCTTTCTTCAATATAAGAACAGCTACACTGAAGTTTCGCCTGCGCTCGATTTTTCAATGAAACTCCACAATCTCGTGCACCAAGACTGCGATGGAGAAGGATTCTGGTATTATCGCCAGAACCCAGAGTCAGACGTTACCAAGCGGCACCCGGAGATGCCATGGCTCTGGACAAATACTGAAGACAGGCGGGAATACATCAAGTGGCAACCCCACAATCCCCTGTTCTTCGACGACAACGACCGCATTTGCCGTCTTCTGAAGGCCTCTAAGAATGAACGCTACCAGCAAGTGCGGGAAGTTTCTGACGTCTTCAATCCTACCCGGCAGCATGAGGCATGGTGCACTGAGAGTGATTTCGGGCTACCAGGTAGCACGCACCTGGTACATATCAAGATCTTGCCAGTGCGACCCAGTGACAAAGTGGTCGTCCCCAAATTGCAGGAGGGCACCAAGGTGAAATTCGAGTGGGCTCTCAGTGGTGTCCCCTATGCCATGGATACGAAGCTTGCTGATCAGGGAGCTGTCACCCAGAGTGACTCTAGTGCTGACCTTGTTCTCCGCGTGACAGGCCAGATCACACTAGCACCGGGCGTACACTCTCCCATCGTCACATCAGCAGAGGCAAACACGATGCCCATTGACGCCCAGATTGAGGCTCTTGGCGAGGCAAGTAAATCAGCTCTTGTCTTCGGGGATCGTTCAGGAAACCAGGGTCGAGGTTTCTCGCTGAGGCGCACGCTCCTTGCCCATGGAACCGAGCTCGAGGAAGGAAACCAAGGCTACTTCACCCTGGATGTCCACCAAATGTCGCCCGTCCGGCCGGATGTTCAGCGGGAGAGGATAGGTCACCTTTCACAGACCTTCCGACTTGATGGGGCCCAAAGAGAGGCCTTTCAGGCTTCGCTGGTGAGAGTCGTCTGCGGCGTCAGCCTGATCCAAGGTCCTCCGGGAACTGGAAAAACCAGTACGGCCAAAGCGATTGTCTGCACAGCGGCAGCGCTTGGCTGCAAGATCCTCCTGGTTGCTGGGTCCAACAAGGGTGTGGACAACCTTGCTGCGGCGGTGATGAAAGCCCTCCAACGGGACGAGCAACTACGAGGCTGGTGTGGCCAGCTCGTCCGGTTCCGCACACCGCGATACCAGCTCGAAAGAGCGAGGGGTGGTGAATCTTCAGATGAGGGCGACAACCTGAGTAACGTTCAAGCTCACGTCCTCGCCATCCAGTACGCCCAGGAACACGCCACCACCGACAAGTACGCCCGGTCTCTATTAGAACGCCTTGCAGACGACAAGCAGCGACGACTGAGCAAGGAAGAGCGGAAGGGTCTCAAGGGGGACTACGAACACTGCGTCAAGAAGGTCCTGCAGAACGCCAAGATCGTTGCAACAACCTTGAGCAACGCGTCCCAGGATCTTCTAAGACGTTCGGGTTTTGAACCTGTCTTCGTGATTTGCGACGAGGCAGGGCAATGCCAGGAAGGCGAAATTACCATCGCCCTGACCATCCCATCGATTCAGGTGGTCGTCTTGATTGGAGACCCGAAGCAACCGCCGCCAACTGTTGTCTCAGAACACGGGACCAATGAGGGCGCGTTGTATTTGAAGAGGTCGTTGATGGAGAGGCTGCACGAAGCAGACTACCCCTGCACGATGCTGTTGACCAACTACCGCAGTCACAGCCACATCTTTGACATCTTCAACCGGTGGATCTACAACGGTGCGCTGAGATTGGGTCCCAACAATGACAGCGAACAGCGCGTCGGGAAGGCCTGGGACACCTTCACCCGCTCTCGTCACTACTTCCGCGGTTACGGTGTGGTGGGAGTTCGCCGCCTTTTCATCAGCGTAATTGGGGAGGCCATTCGCGCTGAGGGTAGCCAGTCGTGGTTCAACCAGTCGCAGGCTATGGTGGCTGTGCACCTGCTGAAGAACCTTTTCGCCTATCGGACGAGTGACGGTCAACATATTCGTCCAGAAGATGTCATGGTGATCTCTCCGTATGCGGCACAGCGAGCTTTGGTCGGAAGGCTCATGGGCGAGCACGGG AACCCCGTCAATGTCGGTTTCATCGCCGATCAGCAAAGACTCAATGTCGCACTGAGCCGTGCACGCGAGGTCCTAGTCATTGTCGGGAACCGCTTTGTCTGGGATAAAGACGCCCTTGACAAGATCAAAAAGTCTCAAGGCAAGACGGCCAggttccttctccatcttcttaaTGACACGAGCAGGCGTGGTCATACCATGGTGTGGCACGGTGAAGCCACAGTCGAAGATGAGAACCCTGTCGGGCCAGTGGAATACAAATGCCCTGATCGGTCAATCTACCAGACGGCCGCAGTCTCCTCCGCCCCCGTTTCCTCCGCACTCGTCCCCgctcaccctccccaacggCCCGCCCAACCGTCTGGTGGATCCTTCTCTACAGCGCGCTGGAGGCCGTCTGCTAGACCTGTTCCTGAGATCGAAGGACCAGGAACACCATCTCGACCGACGCCACAGGTAAACATGCCCGTTGGTCCGTCCCGGCAGCCACCTGTCGTTCGTCCGCCAACATCCACAAGCCAATCAAGGGACATCGAGGAAGATGTCAGCATGGTGGACGTTGAGAACTCCGAAGGTCGGCAACTCGTACAGCAATCCGGCTGTCCGCCCTCTCCTGTCCTCTCTCCTTGGCATGCTCGCCAGCGATCCCGCTCTCCCCCTCATCGCGAAGCGACGTACCGCGAGCGGTCTCGCTCCCCTTCGAGCGCCATCGACAACTGGCTGCTCACACGGGGTGGTCTGCCTCAGGTTGATCTAATTCCTCGTGGCAACCTCGTCTCACTACCAGTCGAGGAACTGGAGAGCCAGTATAGACTTACCCGCGCCGCTGAAGAATTGGCTGCTGCAAGCGCTCGGCGTACgtgggttgaggaggagctcCGGCGTGTGCGTCGCGACAGAGGTAGTCGCAACAGCGACGACCAACGAGATGGTCAGTAG